From a region of the Rhipicephalus microplus isolate Deutch F79 chromosome X, USDA_Rmic, whole genome shotgun sequence genome:
- the LOC142776447 gene encoding uncharacterized protein LOC142776447 translates to MFLRYIDALKICPGCKCELFPGISSSKAAMKRQGEWRNKKCMVLSEPSTSAETKDRQKRRTKMVDKLWRQASGAGIRPQEWDVFPEQSLELHSPHGPGGEPGGTCRTSAPDIRATWKQLVFPAHCLAAGVLLCLRVHSERPCL, encoded by the exons ATGTTTCTTCGCTACATCGATGCGCTCAAGATTTGCCCTGGGTGTAAATGTGAGCTGTTTCCAGGTATTTCATCGTCAAAGGCAGCCATGAAAAGGCAGGGTGAATGGCGAAACAAGAAATGCATGGTGCTGTCAG aaccatcgacaagtgctgaaaccaaagatcgtcagaagagacgaacgaagatggtcgacaagttgtggcgacaagccagtggagctgggatccgtcctcaagaatgggatgtgttcccggaacagagtctggagctgcattctccccatggccctggaggcgaacctggagggacctgccgaacgagcgcacctgacatccgagccacgtggaagcagctcgtctttccggcgcattgtctggcggcgggggtgctgttatgcctgcgagtccacagcgaacgtccatgcctctga